The Malus domestica chromosome 13, GDT2T_hap1 genome includes a window with the following:
- the LOC139190839 gene encoding uncharacterized protein, with the protein MALSAKNKEGFIDETIKKPEGASAVELQQWTCCNNLVKSWLLNSIFQDIRVSVIYSDISHKIWNDLKERFSHVNNDKRDALCSIPNCTFRTMKEVLQFQQSQKTMKFLIGLNDAYATIRGQILLMDPLVACHKLKKANSYNDKVDYQDRKGFTSKANHVDINLTSPVVPLPSYGLTIEQYHHLLALFNKNKSNHMANHVSSVSSMNDLSGKALCASDFSEETSWIFDIEATYHIVCLPHLMTTRISITNRQVHLPNHALADGTHIGTIRFSNDLVLHNMLCVPSFRLNLIYVSKLAKTSSCFAILTDTLCMLQDQRSGKMIGMGTEREGLY; encoded by the exons ATGGCTCTTAGTGCTAAAAATAAAGAAGGTTTCATTGACGAGACCATAAAAAAGCCGGAAGGCGCTTCCGCCGTAGAACTTCAACAATGGACTTGTTGCAATAATCTTGTCAAATCATGGCTTCTTAACTCGATTTTCCAAGATATCAGGGTGAGTGTGATCTACAGTGACATTTCTCATAAGATTTGGAATGATTTGAAGGAGCGCTTTTCACATGTGAATAAC GATAAGCGCGATGCACTGTGCTCTATTCCAAATTGTACATTTAGGACTATGAAGGaagtgttgcagtttcagcaaAGTCAAAAGACCATGAAGTTCTTGATAGGTCTTAATGATGCCTATGCAACAATCAGGGGACAAATCTTGCTTATGGATCCCCTTGTTGCT TGTCACAAGCTAAAGAAGGCGAATTCCTACAACGACAAAGTTGATTACCAAGATCGAAAGGGGTTTACTTCAAAGGCGAACCATGTTGACATAAATCTAACAAGTCCAGTAGTGCCTCTTCCATCATATGGCCTCACTATAGAACAATATCATCATCTTCTTGCTCTCTTTAACAAGAACAAGTCAAACCACATGGCGAATCATGTCAGTTCTGTGTCGAGCATGAATGATCTCTCAGGTAAAGCTTTATGTGCTTCTGATTTCAGTGAAGAAACAAGTTGGATCTTCGACATTGAGGCCACATACCACATTGTTTGCTTACCTCATTTGATGACCACAAGAATTTCGATTACGAATCGACAAGTGCATCTTCCCAATCATGCACTTGCTGATGGGACTCACATTGGAACCATTCGCTTCTCAAATGATCTTGTTCTACATAACATGCTTTGTGTTCCATCATTCAGATTAAATTTGATATATGTTAGCAAACTTGCTAAAACTTCTTCCTGCTTTGCCATATTGACTGATACGCTTTGCATGCTTCAGGACCAACGATCAGGGAAGATGATTGGAATGGGAACTGAACGAGAAGGACTTTATTAA